The Mauremys reevesii isolate NIE-2019 linkage group 7, ASM1616193v1, whole genome shotgun sequence genome includes the window tcagcctaaccccagtgtagatgcacctAGGTGTATGGAAGAATGCTTTGTTCTGGGTCCACCTAGCTACCGTCACTAGGGGAagtggcagaaaaaaaaatccttctcctGGTGTAAACCTGTCTACAGTATGGGGTTATGCTGACATATCTACAGTACCCTAGCTATGCCAGTATAGTCACCATAGTGTAGAATGACCTCAGTCGCTGTGAAAACTGGTACCTGTCACTGATATCTGTGAGACCTGCAACTCCAGAGGCCTCTCAACGGAAGCAGGTTTTAGAGTGGGTGTTCTGTCTTTGCAGTCTTGTTCAGGGTGAGATATACTCTGTATTGATCTTGCCAAATGATCCTTAAATTTTATCTACTTCTGTAAATATGAACTGCAGATTAAATGTTATTGAAAAACAGAAAGATAAAACAGTTACTGTGCATTATATAGCAATGGAGATACATTTCCCCCCATCTCCAGTCTCTAAAGATTGCTTTCTCCTTTAATTTTCTAAGGCCAACACACATTCAGactatgtcttcactgccaaaaaaGGTGATTTTGTTAACGAGATGACTAACATGCGTTAGCTATCTTCCTGTAAAaacctagtggagacaaggcacatgTTGTTTTTGTGGTAGTTCAGTTCAGTTTTATATCCAGGCAAGGTCAACACTATATCCATAATTGACATCACATAGCTGCACTGCCGTAAGAACTACTGAGACTGATCTCTGCTAGAAttcacagtgggatagctaacTCACTTTAATTATCCCACTCTAAAAACACATCTTTCTGGCCAGCAAAGACAGCCTTAGAACAATCTTTTGGAGAGAATCCAAGGATCCTCCACCTCCTAACTGTAGAAGAGAACTTCAACAAAGGGCAGCCTGCCACAGGGCACACTCCATTCCCTAGTTGATATTTGGAAGTGGAAGGGCTCCCCAGCTGGAGAAGACATTTCCCATTTTTGTCAGCTATCATTCTTACCGCTGATTTTCTTCCATGCACTGTGTTAGATAATAGCAACAGCTAATACAAGCTGTTTTCCTACATGTACAACTGTGTCAGTTTGCAGCAAGAGCACACAGTATTTCACACACTTCATCTAATATTAAGCCAATTACAGTGGTGAGGGGGGAAGTAAATCAAATGATTATTCAGTAAACTGATCAaatacagtgatgagctgccaaaatcttaacaaccggttccctaccaggtctttggcggcattcggcggtgggtccttcagtgccgccgaagacctggagtgagtgaaggacctgccgccgaagacttggagcgccacccggtgagtacaagccccacatgtttttttaagtggttttttttagtcatccctgccggggccccgtcgaaatcgggccccacacttcctaaagctggccctgcacatcggggttgcaaaattgtatcaggggccaggtagggaaggctgtctCCCCCAAAACAGCCTGTCTCCCCCATCTGACCCCCAGCCAcgccctgcccctgactgccccctcagaacccgcaacccatccaccccactccttgtcccctgaccacctcctgagacccccaccctaactgtccccacaggaccccacccctacccaccTCGCCCCgctcctgtcccttgactgccccgaccccatccaccaccaccccgataGACCCCCGGAACTCccacgcctacccaaccccctcccccgttccctgaccacccccccagaacctacaccccgctccctgccccttatcaacccctcttcccagcccagcccggcccggcccccttaccatgctgctcagggcagcatgTAAGGATGCCGCGCGGCGGCCTGCTGGAACTCGCAGCCCCACCTTTACCTTGCCACTCGGCATGCTGCAGCTCTGCGAGGGGGGGAAGCAGGGTAGGGGCagggggagcctccccagctagGAGCTCAGGACGGTCTGGCCTGCGGATCGGAGTTGTTTGCCCATCCGCCCGCCCCTTTAACAGGCGGTTctacaccggcttctaaatttaacaaccggttcttgcgacccggtgggaaccggctccagctcaccactaaATCCTCTGAATTTCAGAGTCACGTCTAAAGTGAGCTGAATGCAGTTCCAGGTTTCTTCCAGACAGCCACCAGCAGAAAGATTTAGATAAACTGGAGGAAATAAAGAGAAGGGaagcaaaaataattaaaggactGGGTGAATTGATTTGTGAGGCAATTAAAGGAGCTAATGATGACTCCAGTTTTGCAAAGGTCTTTAAGGACTATCTTAGAATATTTAAAAACACAGCGCTTCAGGTAAACCACTGCCATCTCtatattgtttttaaaacttgGATTAGAAAGGAGTAGCTAAGTGGCTTCTTATAAGATTGTGGTTAGCTGTATAAGGGATGGCTAAAGTGGTAATCCTGTACCAGGTATTTGAAGGATATAAATCACAAGAATGGGCCCATCTCATTCCCCTCTTGTGGAGAAACCTGTGATAGGAGGCTATGTGGGAGAAAACCTCAATGAGGATTCCCTGACATCTGCTGGTGCTGTGGATTTGTATCTCTCCTCCATCATTGAACAGGCtttgggactcacccctgcaaaCCTGGTAATCCCCAGGAGGCCTGGCTAAACCCCAGCAGTCCCACCCCACTTCTCTGGTAAAACAGCCCCTTTGGAGTCACACTACCAGGGActtccccagctgtggctgccctACAGAAAAGTTATAGCTTGCTGCATTAGCTTGTTTTCATAATTTCTGCAGTGCCGGGGGTGGAATGATGTGTTTGCCTATCTCTGCTTCCTCCTCTTGCATAGACCCAAGACGCGTGAAAcacccggggtggggggagagggggttgcaAGTGTGTCCATGATGGGGGTGACTAAGGAGAAGAACCCTCTGAGAGTGGATCAGAGGGTGGACAGGAGGCCATGAAGAGGAACTCCGTAGGATGGAACAAAGGGCATAACTAAGAATAATGGGGtaaaattaagaaagggaaaaatactGAATAATGGGGAAAGCTCCGGTTAGTGAGATCTATTAGGCTGTAGAATAATCTAATACTAGATTTCTCCCATCCCTAATCCCATGATATAATCAAATGCAAATTCTCTCTGTAAGGAAAGGTAGTACTACGAAGTCAATGGAAACTATAGTCTCTACACCTGTTGCAAAGACAACATGGGGCCTGAACTACCTCAAACTCACAGACCTGCACAAATACAGATCTGAGGTCAGAATCTGGGACATGGTCCTAGCCCTATTAGGAGATTATTAATTGTAATGTCCTCACTAATCATTATTATTTACATGTTCAGAGAACTGTACCAAGTTTAGCTAATTAACACACAGAGTACTCCTTTGACTGTCCCCATTTCacaaagggggaaactgaggtgtggaAATTAAGTCTCAGATCCAGAAAGGTATTTAGGTTTCTAACTTTaatggaaatcaatggaagttagaagcCTAAGTATATCTATGGATCCAGGCctaggtgacttgcccagagtgAAAGCCAGGCTATCTGCTTACCACTACTTGCTCATTACCCTGGGCCACAATGCCTACTTCAAATCAGATTCACTCTGCaattagtgacaggtttcagagtagcagccgtgttagtctgtatccacaaaaagaacaggagtacttgtggcaccttcgagactaacaaatttatctgagcataaacttttgtgggctacagcccacttcatcagatgcatagagatGGATTTCCTCTCTATACggctaaattcagtgccttgcatagtCTAAGCACCTGATGAAGTGgaatgtagcccacgaaagcttatgctcaaataaatttgttagtctttaagataccacaagtactcctgttctttcactCTACAGTTAATTATCCCAAGAGTGGATTTGTGTTTCATTTCAGAAAATCACCTACAAAATCCAGCCCAGTGGTCTAACAGCAGCATTAGTTCTTGAATTCCCAAGCTAGCAGGAAGACGTGTGGCTCTAACCCCAGAAGCCAGGATGACAGCATGCTGCATCTGCTCAAAGCTCAAGCTGATGCAGGTCTTCCCTAGGGAGCTACATGGAACCCATGTCAAAGGGGAGAGAGAACAGCAACAAGAAGCTGTTGATGGAGGGGAGGAGCACAATGTGGGATTCACAAGGAATAACCCTCCCCATTAAAAACCACCTGCCTGAGCAAGTCTGAGTATACAAGTAGACAGATCCTTTGTAGAAAACCTGCCTTTGTTAGCAAAGATTTAAGATACCCTCATCCTCACCCTGACCTGGGgtaccatttcagatttggggagggggaactTTAAGCATGATTCCGGGGGCCAAGTAGGGACCTGAAAACTCTAGTTTTTTGGCAGATAATTTAATAATTAGCTGACAGGaacactgtatctaattcctatataaaagaaagaaaattaaataaatattagacccactcagctctaatactaacatgttctgacatcttgtggcaagtcacttaagggacactggttaggtttacaattttaatgtatattcttactttgttactaactctgttgagagagagagaaagagatatcccatcaggactcctgggttctgggaggacaatggggtctagtgggttataGTGAGGGGTCAGATACTTCTGGGttatatataagaacataagaacagccatactgggtcagatcaatggtccatctagcccaatatcccaacagtggtcaatgccaggtgcttcagagggaatggacagacagccaatcatcaagtgattcatccctgtcacccactctcagcttctggcaaacagaggctagggacacttcagagcatgatgttgcacccctgcccatcctggctaatagccattgagggacctatcctccattaacttatccagttcttttttgaaccctattatagttttggccttcaaaacatccctggcaatgagttccatgggtttactgtgaagaaatactttctttttttttgttttaaatctgctgcttattaatttcatgggtgatgcctagttcttgtgttatgtaaaggagtaaataacatttccttattcaatttttccacaccattAATGGTTTTATAGACCTTATCATATCTCcgttagttgtctcttttccaaactgaaaaatcccagtcttattaatctctcttcatactgAAGCTATACCATTCCccaatcatttctgttgcccttctctgtatgttttccaattctaatatatctttttagagatggggtgacaagatctgcatgcagtattcaagatgtgggcgtaccatggatttatttagaggcaatgatattttgttttattatctatccttttcctaatgattcccaacactgttagctttttttgattgccactacacagtgagtggatgttttcagagagctatccagaataactccaagatctctttcttgacaggtagaagctaatttagaccccatcatgttgtatataTACTTGGGATTGtattttgccatgtgcattacttggcatttatcaacactgaatttcatctgttattctggtgcccaggcagccagttttctgaggtccctttgtaactcttcagtctgctttggacttaactagcttgaataattttgaaaattttgccatctcactatcccccccccccgatcatTTAGGAacatgttgaacagtactggtcccagtacagacccccaccccacccccaggggacaccactatttagtATTTATGCGGATGCATTCTGAGaactgatcatctagtctcaccctTTGTTGTCTATCTTTCAACTGGAGTGCCTGACAATCCTTTCGGGATCATCTAAGGATCCTTAATTTAATGACAGGCCTTTTGTTACTTTAATCACCacgcctctgtttataaacagaatccctgccccaagggctGAAGCTGGCAGCAGCACGGAACTCACCCTGGACGGCCCTTAAGCGCCCGCCTGAGGCCAGGGCACGTGCTGTAAGCAGCGCTCCCCATgaaattggggcggggggggggaggaggagccccgcccccaccacgCAACTCTCTAGCGAGAGAGCTCTGAGGCGCCCCAATGCGCTCAGCGTAGCCCGCTCCAGCGAGCTCCGGGAGCTCGAATTCACCCAGCACGTCCCCGTCCGCCTGGGGACGCCAACAGCAGCCAACGGCCCCGCAGCAGAGCTGAGCTCTCAGCCCCAGAGCgagaggggggcggggcttctgGCATCTTCCCCGCCCTCCCCAGCAGAGAGGTTCGAGCTCAGGCCTGATGGTCCCACCCTTCCTCCCGGCGGGAATGGTCTGGTCCGGGTGCAATCATCCGCTTGTCCCCGCTTCACCTCGGCCGACAGTGACGGCTCGGCCCCGCCTGCGTGGGGCGACGCTGTGAGCGGCGCTCGAGCCTGGCGCCAACATGGAGGCGCCCTCCGGGAACCCCGGTGGCTATTTCCGGTGCACCAGCCGCTTTTGGATGGGCGTCATCGCCGTCTGCATAGGCTACTTCGCTGTGAGTAGCCGGGCAGCCCGCGCCGGGGCGTCAGCGGCGGGAGGGGGGccgggggtcagggcaggggtgaggctgggggtgtCGGGACTAGAGGGCGCTGGGGGCGGATAGGGTGCGGGTGGCAGGCGGTAggggagtgatgggggcagggtgtgtgcaTCCGAGGGGCGTCAGGGCTCGGGATTGTTGTGGGGGTTCAGTGGGTGAGGTGGTTTCTTGCATTTATGAGGTGAGGAAAATGAAAACAGCACAATAAGGGCAGTTGTTTTAGGGGTAGttattttcccccaccccacctggtttgtttatgcaagTGGGATATAACGCCCCCTTCTCGAAGAGGTGACAGCAGAAACAAACTTTGCCAGGAGATGCTGAAGTTAGTAACGATACTATAGATCTGCCATTCATGTACATCTCCTACACAAGGCTTGTCTAGAGTAGGGATTTTTGCATATCTATAAAAAAACGCCACTCTTGCAAAGAGCAGAGTATCTTCTCCTGATACTAGCACTGCTGCCCTGAGAGTTAAACATGCTTAGAGTACATTCAATTGGCATAGTGTCAAACACCAGTGACCTTGGGAGGCTTGTGTACAGTAGCCTTCTGTCCAGTTCTAATAGTAGGAGAGCTGAATCCGTCTTACCAACAgttggaattaaaaaaataaaataaaattgcagaGAGAGGCAACTGGCTAGATTTTGTACAGAAAAAGAGGTTCATTCTAACTGAGGAATGAAGGACACCGCTTGTGCACTAAGGAGGAGCATGTCCAtcaaagctttttaaaataaggGCAATTTAACTGAATTCTGAAGTGAGTGGGAATCCAACAGGGAGTTTGAAGATGGACTACACATCTTTAAATATAGGAGAAAGTGAAGCATTACACTCATAATGCAAATTTGAATAGGCAGAAGGGGAGATGGGTTTTCAGTACTTTAGAATTTCAACATAGTGGAAGCTGAGGCAGAAGTGTATATtggtaaaaaaaacacttcttaatGGGAGTAGAGGCCGAAAGTGTTACACTTGGCCAATCAGTAAATTGCATGAAAAAAGTGGTGGTGGGTTGAGTTTCATTGAGACAACTGCAAGTACCATTATGTTTTGGACTTTTGGTGGCAGATTCAacaaagggctagtctacacttgcaatgttaaagcactgctgtggcagtgctttaacatggcttgtgtaatCACGACAGAGTgttgggagagagctctgccagccttcttttaaaaaaaaaaacaacccacttcTATGAGGGGCATAGCTACCAGCGTGCGTCCCAGTGCTGggacactgtctacactggcgctttacagcgctgaaacttgctgcactcaggggtgtgttttttcacacccctgatcaagaaagttgcagcgctgtaaagtgctgGTGTAAACAAGCCTAAAGAGACTAAGGATTATATGGGCACAGTGACTAAACCAGTCTCATCCTTAAAAATGGACATGAGTGTTAGTTGAAACAGTAGCCAAAGATTACTATGAAAACGAGAGGGAAAGTTCAGTTTGTGTACTTGACAGCCATTTATGTCCTGTGTGAGACACTTCCTGCTGCCACCAATAGtaattttccttttgtttgtatgAGTCTTTCCCAAAGCAACAAGCATgagagaattatttaaaaaagataGGGTACGTCTATgctacccgccgaatcggcgggtagctTTCGATGtaattggggatcaatttatcggaAGTCTGGTCTGGACACAATAAATTGATCCGCGAATCGAcgccggtactccacctcggcaggaggagtaagcggagttgacaggggagccgcggcagtcaacTTGCCGCTGTGAGGACAGctaggtaagtcaaactaagatacttcaacttcagctacgcgaatagcgtagttgaagttgcatatcttagttcgaacactcccccccccaccccccgctagTGTAGTCCAGGTTTAAGATTACTAAAATCGGCAGGAGTGGTTCAGGAAAATACTCTTGAACCACTTCTTGAAATTAGTAGATTTCAAGTTGGCCTTATCCATTTAAAAACTCACTTCTGTCCCATCACTGCACAACTTTAGTCCCTGCCTGCTTCTTTTACCTTCCTATCCTAcctgttgtatccttggggcagccggtgtaggaagcaatcacttgaggccagagagcagacagctaaccaaaacctccattttatttacagagacagagagctcactcagccggttgaaaccggatgagctatcccttaatagtctaactcagttgccatagtaacaaaacccatgacaaccaaatacacaacactacCCTCACCCTTCACCAGTCTTTCCCCCCACCTGGTTGCTCTCTGTTCCCTTCTATTCTGACCCCATGTCCCTACCTTCCAGTTCCTCCTCAAAACATTTCTGAGGTGGGTGAAGTATTGCACATGCACGACTCAAGCATTGTGCAAGTGCTGACATACTGGTTACCAACCAAAGCTATTATGCttttcctcccttctcccacaccctcaGTGTCTAATCAGCATTTATTGGCAAGTTAGATTTTGAATTGTTCATACCACAGACAATTTATCTTGCCTGTCAAACATCATGCATAGTTCCTGGCTGTTAATGATTCATCCCTTTCATTTCCTATGCCCCTACATCTGGTATAACTAGCACAAGAAATGCAGTCAGAAGTCTGTTTTGCTTGGATCCCCCAGCCTGCAAGCACCTCTTATGTTGCAGTAAGCTTAGAGGGCTAGTAACCTGCCTGTTAAGGATGGGGGGAGAAATGGGCAAAGATGAGAAAGTAGCACATATGTGAAATCAGCATGTATAAGAGTCTAGTTTAATAGCAAGCAAATTTGAGGAGGGATGTGAGGACTCAAATTTAAAGGCTCAAGCTTAATGTTTTCTCCTTAAAGTAAGAATTTGGGGATTACTAAAGTGTATATTTCTCTTAGTGGACAGTCTTTTTACCTTCAACAATACCCTATGAGAATCTGGGACAACTTGGCCATTTTACTAAATATTTAGTGGACAACCACCCCAATCTGCTATATAACGGGTAAGTTTGATTTGGAAAGCTAATGTTTTTGctgtttacattgttttgtttccccatctccaccccctaCTTAAGAGTCCATAATTTAATTTGATAGTTTGTTACATTTGAATGGCTTGTGTTTCACCTCAGTGGAGGTAGGGGTGGTGAAAGGCTAGGTGAGAAACTTGTCAAGGCCAGTTCCTGAGATCCAGAAGCTGAATTTGGAATTTGCTGTCTTTAGGGTGACAAGAACATATCTATCAAATAATTCTTGGCAACAGTTAAGTTTACAAGGCCTCTTATTAACTTTTCTCAAATGCTTCTGTTACCCTGGAAGCATCCCTAAATGGCTGTACAGACACTGCAGACTGTTTCCAGAGTTCCCCCTTTTCCTCTTAATGCTGCAACTTCTTAGTTTCAGCTTACATTGAAGGACCTTTGTTAAAGGTGTTACAATTTATAGTATAGACAGGACCAAGGTTTTTGGGGGTTGCTGAACACTTATAGCTTTATGCCATTTAAGCCTGTCTATATATGGAgtttttcagaaagctttttcAATCAGCTGTTCCTGAGTAACTGTGTGTGGACACTTTTATTCCAGAGTAAGTGTCCACACGTGGAGTTATTCAGGAAGAACTAGATAGAAAGAGCTCTTTCTGAAGAACTATGTTTAGATAAGCCTTTATTGCAGCCAGCTTTCATGACTTGTGTGTAGAGGGGACCTTAGACTGTTTAGGACATTCCAGCTTCACTTTTTGTTCCTTTCACCATGCACCGA containing:
- the TMEM254 gene encoding transmembrane protein 254 codes for the protein MEAPSGNPGGYFRCTSRFWMGVIAVCIGYFAWTVFLPSTIPYENLGQLGHFTKYLVDNHPNLLYNGFWLAWGIHIAEALYSIKLCKIKGITDSSVQRRWFIQTFLFGVASLSHLLAYKPPPKKQR